The sequence below is a genomic window from Patescibacteria group bacterium.
GATGCGCACCGATTACCCCTTTTGCCGCATCCCTTGCCTTCGCCTTGCCTCCAAATATTTTCTGATGCATACAGAGCGTTTTTTGGGCTTCGTCATCAATAAGTTGTATGGAAATACGGGTGTTACTGCGAAATACGCTCATGCGTGGCTTTGTGGCGCTGCCTCTGATGCGCGCACGCACACGATGCGCGCGGCGCTGCTGGCTAATTTTTTTCCCTTTTGTGATATTCATACCCCGTATATCAACATCCAACGCCAAACGTGGCGACATTTGTAAAAT
It includes:
- a CDS encoding 50S ribosomal protein L18, producing MNITKGKKISQQRRAHRVRARIRGSATKPRMSVFRSNTRISIQLIDDEAQKTLCMHQKIFGGKAKARDAAKGVIGAHQAGLAMAKLAKEKGITHAVFDRGRFSYHGQVKAVAEGAREGGLTL